One Rhododendron vialii isolate Sample 1 chromosome 2a, ASM3025357v1 genomic region harbors:
- the LOC131317186 gene encoding F-box/kelch-repeat protein At3g06240-like produces MSDGGTLPMEIITVILSRLPFKSLSQFKCVSPSWKTLISSSHFAQIRLNRTKAILFTSSFDLYSVDFSDESPTPEKLDHPPFNHMSGSGSVSSCNGLILVSDKGYVNFLLNPSTGEWKHLPSPFRQYSSMDGFYPPGLGYVSSTDDYKVAMPFFKEGREPNHVAVTIVAVYSLKNDAWRTIQDFHYRPVGRCRGVCFNEHRHWLCRRTGGLDYS; encoded by the coding sequence ATGTCCGACGGCGGAACTCTTCCCATGGAAATCATCACCGTCATACTCTCTCGACTACCCTTCAAATCTCTTTCCCAATTCAAATGTGTTTCTCCCTCATGGAAAACCCTAATCTCTTCCTCCCATTTCGCTCAAATCCGTCTCAATCGAACCAAAGCCATTCTCTTTACCAGCTCTTTCGATCTCTACTCCGTAGATTTCTCCGACGAGAGCCCGACCCCTGAAAAGCTTGATCATCCTCCGTTCAACCACATGAGTGGCTCCGGGTCAGTGAGCTCTTGTAATGGCCTCATTCTAGTTTCCGATAAAGGGTATGTTAACTTCTTGTTGAATCCATCCACAGGTGAATGGAAGCACCTGCCTTCCCCTTTTCGTCAATACTCTTCAATGGATGGTTTTTATCCACCTGGGTTGGGTTATGTCTCATCCACGGATGATTACAAGGTTGCGATGCCCTTTTTTAAGGAAGGACGAGAACCTAATCATGTTGCTGTTACGATTGTGGCTGTCTATTCACTGAAAAATGATGCTTGGAGGACGATTCAAGATTTCCATTATCGTCCTGTGGGACGTTGTCGTGGGGTTTGCTTTAACGAGCATCGCCATTGGCTATGTCGGAGGACTGGTGGTTTGGATTATTCTTGA